The proteins below come from a single Polynucleobacter sp. MWH-UH23A genomic window:
- a CDS encoding barstar family protein, with protein sequence MNNRSENTNTASFEEHSRAESWDSNDRLESESSAANIYAEGGLSRLQTYAANQVSGKKVTASWRAALAVRDAGPPAMLRSVRTNIVQSIRAFRTPDLQEAATELGQHFIYANCANAMTKGEVLEAIAIAYTFTKQQAKNFDPLLDALTTTTDKAGQQPGFVVVLEGLPCTQKFDKEARETLLDVFRDAVDYWAERRTPYRVFYSFA encoded by the coding sequence ATGAATAATCGCTCTGAAAACACCAATACAGCCAGCTTCGAAGAACATAGCCGCGCTGAAAGTTGGGATAGCAACGATCGACTTGAGTCTGAATCGTCTGCTGCCAATATTTATGCCGAGGGCGGCTTATCTCGTTTACAAACCTATGCAGCAAATCAAGTTTCGGGGAAAAAAGTGACAGCTTCTTGGCGTGCCGCTTTGGCCGTTCGCGATGCCGGACCGCCTGCTATGTTGCGCAGTGTGCGCACTAACATCGTGCAATCGATTCGCGCATTCCGTACACCTGATTTGCAAGAAGCTGCTACTGAGCTCGGTCAACATTTTATTTATGCCAATTGCGCAAATGCAATGACCAAGGGTGAAGTGCTAGAGGCAATCGCGATTGCTTATACCTTTACCAAACAGCAGGCTAAAAATTTCGATCCGCTGTTAGACGCATTGACAACGACTACTGACAAAGCAGGTCAACAACCTGGATTTGTGGTGGTGCTTGAAGGTTTGCCTTGCACACAAAAATTCGACAAAGAAGCTCGCGAAACTTTATTAGATGTGTTCCGTGATGCCGTGGATTATTGGGCTGAGCGTCGCACACCGTATCGCGTGTTCTACTCTTTCGCTTAA
- a CDS encoding 16S rRNA (uracil(1498)-N(3))-methyltransferase has protein sequence MPQFYLPGPWDSEKPTSLTPEVAHHLRVRRIELGETFPIFDGKGQVAKAKLLSLSGKSGTAQLSEIRTDTHRETPYAITLAQGLAGGDKMDWIVEKAIETGAQAIAPLQCERSILKLTRPSDQDRAQKRLTHWKGIIQAACEQCDRTVLATLEPIQTFDEYLKESKPKLKLLLSPDASQSLYSVLMETEPQDIVLMIGPEGGHSPEEESRAQAAGYQIVSLGERVLRTETAGVVAITAVHSVWNPEMQKRLK, from the coding sequence ATGCCTCAATTTTATCTTCCCGGACCATGGGATTCCGAAAAGCCAACCTCCCTCACCCCAGAGGTAGCCCATCATTTACGTGTCAGACGAATTGAACTTGGAGAAACCTTCCCGATTTTTGATGGAAAAGGCCAAGTTGCCAAAGCCAAACTCCTATCCCTGAGCGGGAAAAGTGGCACAGCCCAATTAAGCGAAATCCGCACTGACACTCACCGTGAAACGCCTTATGCCATTACCTTGGCGCAAGGTCTTGCTGGTGGCGACAAAATGGACTGGATTGTCGAAAAAGCTATTGAAACTGGTGCGCAAGCAATTGCCCCCTTACAGTGCGAGCGATCAATCCTCAAGCTAACTCGACCAAGCGATCAAGATCGGGCCCAAAAACGACTTACTCACTGGAAAGGGATTATTCAGGCAGCATGCGAGCAATGCGATAGAACGGTTCTTGCAACACTCGAGCCTATTCAAACTTTTGATGAGTATTTGAAGGAATCCAAACCTAAGTTAAAGCTTCTTCTTAGTCCCGATGCATCTCAAAGTTTGTACTCAGTTCTAATGGAAACAGAACCTCAAGATATCGTTCTCATGATCGGCCCAGAGGGAGGTCACTCACCCGAGGAAGAATCGCGAGCTCAAGCTGCAGGCTATCAAATAGTATCCCTTGGAGAGCGAGTGCTACGCACGGAGACGGCAGGCGTAGTAGCTATTACGGCAGTGCACAGTGTGTGGAACCCAGAAATGCAAAAACGCCTCAAGTGA
- the tkt gene encoding transketolase, giving the protein MSNLQIRMANAIRALSMDAVQQANSGHPGMPMGMADIAVGLWNEHLKHNPTDPHWIDRDRFVLSNGHGSMLLYSLLHLSGYDLPIEELKNFRQLHSKTPGHPEYGITPGVETTTGPLGQGISNAVGMALAEKLLAEEFNRPGHNIIDHYTYVFLGDGCLMEGISHEVCSLAGTLKLNKLIALWDDNGISIDGKVVSWFNEDTPKRFEAYGWNVIRDIDGHNAEAVSKAIAKAKKSDKPTLICCKTAIGQGSPNMAGTDKVHGSPLGATEIAATRVALNWPYAPFEVPKDIYAAWDFKKRGQALEHEWNKDFQKYKTKFPELAAELQRRMQGDLSKDFAPTLNKYLKACQAKAETVATRKASQNAIEALAPALPEFMGGSADLTGSNLTNWSACKAVRGDKWGNHINYGVREFGMSAIMNGIALHGGYIPFGGTFLTFSDYSRNAIRMAALMKLRSIFVFTHDSIGLGEDGPTHQSVEHVASLRLIPNLMVWRPCDTTESAVAWGAAIERKNGPSALIFSRQNCPFVSRSAAQIKDIARGGYVLRDPQSGKIDAVIIATGSEIALALQTAERLEKESNGKIGLRVVSMPSTTVFDQQNATYKSSVLLPNIPRIAIEAGVSDFWWKYGCAAVHGVDTFGESAPAGQLYEYFGLTVDQIAKTVQQCINKK; this is encoded by the coding sequence ATGTCAAATCTTCAAATTCGCATGGCCAATGCCATTCGCGCCCTATCCATGGATGCAGTTCAGCAGGCAAATTCAGGTCACCCTGGTATGCCAATGGGTATGGCAGATATTGCTGTTGGTCTATGGAATGAGCATTTAAAGCACAACCCTACAGATCCTCATTGGATCGATCGTGATCGCTTTGTGTTGTCTAACGGTCACGGCTCGATGTTGTTGTACTCCTTATTACATCTCTCTGGTTATGACTTACCAATTGAAGAATTAAAAAATTTCCGTCAATTGCATAGCAAAACACCAGGTCATCCAGAGTATGGAATTACTCCCGGAGTTGAAACAACTACAGGTCCATTAGGTCAGGGCATTTCTAATGCAGTTGGTATGGCCTTGGCAGAGAAATTACTTGCTGAAGAATTTAATCGCCCCGGTCACAACATCATTGATCACTACACCTATGTCTTCTTAGGTGATGGTTGTTTGATGGAGGGTATTAGTCATGAGGTTTGCTCATTGGCGGGTACTCTGAAGTTAAACAAGTTGATTGCGCTTTGGGATGACAACGGTATTTCCATCGATGGAAAAGTAGTCTCTTGGTTTAATGAAGACACGCCTAAACGCTTTGAAGCCTATGGCTGGAACGTGATTCGTGATATTGATGGTCATAATGCGGAAGCCGTTTCCAAGGCGATTGCAAAAGCGAAGAAGAGCGATAAACCGACTCTTATTTGCTGTAAGACCGCGATCGGCCAAGGCTCACCAAATATGGCTGGCACCGATAAGGTCCATGGCTCACCACTAGGTGCCACTGAAATTGCAGCAACACGTGTTGCCTTGAATTGGCCGTATGCCCCATTTGAAGTGCCTAAAGATATTTATGCTGCTTGGGATTTCAAAAAACGTGGTCAAGCACTTGAGCATGAGTGGAACAAAGACTTCCAAAAATACAAAACTAAATTTCCTGAACTTGCCGCAGAATTACAGCGTCGCATGCAAGGGGATTTATCCAAAGATTTTGCGCCAACCCTCAACAAATATTTGAAGGCATGCCAAGCAAAAGCGGAAACCGTTGCAACACGTAAAGCAAGTCAAAATGCAATTGAAGCATTAGCTCCCGCATTACCTGAGTTTATGGGCGGCTCTGCAGATTTAACAGGCTCGAATTTAACCAATTGGTCAGCATGTAAGGCAGTTCGTGGTGATAAATGGGGTAACCATATTAATTACGGTGTGCGTGAGTTTGGTATGAGTGCCATCATGAATGGTATTGCGCTTCACGGCGGATACATTCCGTTTGGCGGTACCTTCCTAACGTTCTCAGACTACAGTCGCAATGCCATCCGTATGGCTGCTTTGATGAAACTGCGTAGTATCTTTGTCTTCACGCATGACTCAATTGGATTGGGTGAAGATGGACCTACCCACCAGTCTGTAGAGCATGTAGCTAGTCTCCGTTTGATCCCAAATTTGATGGTCTGGCGCCCTTGCGACACCACCGAGAGTGCAGTAGCTTGGGGTGCAGCAATCGAACGCAAGAACGGCCCAAGTGCCCTGATTTTTAGCCGTCAAAATTGCCCGTTTGTTTCACGCTCTGCAGCGCAAATCAAAGATATCGCACGTGGCGGCTACGTATTGCGTGATCCACAATCTGGAAAAATTGATGCAGTGATTATTGCAACTGGCTCTGAAATTGCTTTGGCACTGCAGACTGCAGAACGTTTAGAAAAAGAAAGTAATGGAAAGATCGGTCTTCGTGTTGTTTCAATGCCTTCCACCACAGTCTTTGATCAACAAAACGCAACATACAAATCATCAGTCTTGCTACCCAATATTCCTCGCATTGCTATTGAGGCGGGTGTCAGTGATTTTTGGTGGAAGTATGGCTGTGCAGCAGTACATGGGGTGGACACCTTTGGTGAGTCTGCACCTGCAGGTCAGTTGTATGAATATTTTGGCTTAACAGTAGATCAAATTGCAAAGACTGTGCAGCAGTGCATCAATAAGAAGTGA
- the gap gene encoding type I glyceraldehyde-3-phosphate dehydrogenase yields MTIRVAINGYGRIGRMVLRALYEDQVNGKPRRDIKVVAINAMGDIAINAHLTQYDSAHGRFPAEVSVDGDHMVVNGDRIKMFCTRNPAETPWGELGVDLVLECTGKFTSKEKAMIHIQQGAKKVLISAPGEKDVDATIVYGVNQNVLKPSDVVVSNASCTTNCLAPLVKPLLEKIGIESGLMTTIHAFTNDQVLTDVYHKDMRRARSAVSSMIPTKTGAAKAVGLVLPALAGRFDGFAMRVPVINVSVVDLTFAASRATSVDEVNAILKAASEGELKGILGFNTLPLVSIDFNHDPRPSIYDASQTRVSADGKLVKVLAWYDNEWGYSVQMLNAAEALMAVK; encoded by the coding sequence ATGACAATTCGTGTCGCAATTAATGGTTATGGACGTATCGGTCGCATGGTATTGCGTGCCTTGTATGAAGATCAAGTAAACGGCAAGCCACGTCGTGATATCAAAGTCGTTGCTATTAATGCGATGGGTGATATCGCCATCAATGCCCATTTGACTCAATATGATTCAGCGCACGGGCGCTTCCCGGCTGAGGTTTCAGTGGATGGTGATCACATGGTAGTAAATGGTGATCGCATCAAAATGTTTTGCACTCGCAATCCTGCAGAAACTCCATGGGGCGAGTTGGGCGTTGATTTAGTTTTGGAGTGCACTGGCAAGTTCACTTCAAAAGAAAAAGCCATGATTCATATTCAGCAGGGCGCTAAGAAAGTCTTGATTTCTGCGCCTGGTGAAAAAGATGTGGATGCGACCATTGTGTACGGCGTCAATCAAAATGTATTAAAGCCAAGTGATGTTGTTGTATCAAACGCAAGCTGCACTACAAACTGTTTGGCTCCATTGGTAAAGCCATTGCTAGAAAAAATTGGCATTGAATCTGGTTTGATGACAACCATTCATGCCTTTACAAATGATCAAGTATTAACGGATGTGTATCACAAGGATATGCGCCGTGCACGTTCTGCTGTAAGCAGCATGATTCCAACTAAAACTGGTGCAGCAAAAGCCGTAGGTTTAGTATTGCCAGCATTGGCAGGGCGTTTTGATGGTTTTGCAATGCGCGTTCCAGTGATTAACGTTTCTGTAGTCGATCTCACATTTGCTGCAAGTCGCGCAACCAGTGTTGATGAAGTAAACGCTATTTTGAAAGCTGCTAGTGAGGGTGAGCTCAAGGGTATCTTGGGCTTTAATACCTTGCCTTTGGTTTCGATCGACTTTAACCATGACCCTCGTCCAAGTATTTATGATGCTTCCCAAACTCGCGTTTCTGCGGATGGCAAGCTAGTTAAGGTATTGGCTTGGTATGACAACGAATGGGGTTACTCAGTGCAAATGCTCAATGCAGCAGAAGCATTAATGGCAGTTAAGTAA
- the fur gene encoding ferric iron uptake transcriptional regulator, with translation MNTNQNPTPENLRDIGLKATGPRMKILDFFHQNSGTHFSAEDVFMALAKEDQEIGLATVYRVLTQFEQAGLLLRSHFESSKGDSRAIYELNEGQHHDHLICLDCGHVEEFVDEAIEKRQRDIAKNLGFKLQEHALAMYGHCQKKNCRNKQK, from the coding sequence ATGAATACGAACCAAAACCCTACTCCTGAAAATCTACGCGATATTGGCCTCAAGGCCACAGGGCCGCGCATGAAAATCTTGGACTTTTTCCACCAGAACAGCGGCACTCACTTCAGCGCTGAGGACGTATTTATGGCCCTGGCTAAAGAAGACCAAGAAATTGGTCTGGCTACGGTATATCGGGTCCTCACCCAGTTTGAGCAAGCCGGCTTATTGCTGCGAAGCCATTTTGAGTCCAGCAAAGGCGATAGTAGGGCGATTTATGAGCTTAATGAAGGCCAGCACCACGACCACTTAATCTGCCTAGATTGCGGGCATGTAGAGGAGTTTGTGGATGAAGCCATTGAAAAAAGGCAGCGAGATATTGCCAAAAACCTTGGATTTAAGCTTCAAGAACATGCCCTAGCGATGTACGGCCATTGCCAAAAGAAAAACTGCCGTAATAAGCAAAAATAA
- a CDS encoding outer membrane protein assembly factor BamE, giving the protein MQNCLELFNRFLSALPRGFFTPSRDGAVAIAAIMALGIGGCTSAVDETQRAWMNKVFRPYVPDVVQGNFISSEQYAKLKLGMTREQVRQILGTPLLASYFHANRWDYVFEFKRSGQRVGAERHVTVYFDGDKLVKFEGDALPTEVELVAEIDNYAKSKRSFWDVMTGSNKPPVTPPLQQPEVMVTSKTDNLPAGASIPAVPAESKSSFWDFFGSSSKSNAQPETLGPGSLNTPPATEAKQ; this is encoded by the coding sequence ATGCAAAATTGCCTTGAACTTTTTAATCGCTTTTTGAGTGCGCTCCCAAGAGGGTTTTTTACTCCCTCCAGGGACGGTGCTGTGGCGATTGCCGCAATTATGGCCCTTGGAATTGGTGGTTGCACATCTGCTGTAGACGAAACCCAACGTGCTTGGATGAATAAAGTATTTCGTCCGTATGTTCCAGATGTGGTGCAGGGCAACTTTATTTCTAGCGAGCAATATGCCAAATTGAAGCTTGGCATGACTCGCGAGCAAGTGCGTCAAATACTGGGTACGCCTTTATTAGCAAGCTACTTCCATGCAAACCGTTGGGATTACGTATTCGAATTTAAGCGCTCTGGTCAGCGTGTAGGTGCTGAGCGTCACGTCACAGTGTATTTCGATGGCGACAAATTAGTGAAGTTTGAAGGCGATGCATTGCCAACAGAGGTTGAATTGGTTGCAGAGATTGATAACTACGCTAAATCAAAACGTTCATTCTGGGATGTCATGACGGGCTCCAATAAGCCTCCAGTAACTCCACCTTTGCAGCAACCGGAAGTGATGGTTACCAGCAAGACGGATAACTTGCCAGCTGGAGCTTCTATTCCTGCGGTGCCTGCAGAAAGTAAAAGTTCCTTTTGGGACTTCTTTGGTTCTTCAAGCAAATCCAATGCTCAACCTGAAACGCTTGGCCCAGGTTCTTTAAATACTCCGCCTGCAACCGAAGCGAAGCAGTAA
- the dapB gene encoding 4-hydroxy-tetrahydrodipicolinate reductase, protein MKIAIAGATGRMGRMLIEAVLNTPDAQLVGALEHSSCPQLGEDAGSFLGKKTGVVISSDVAAVLANAEFLIDFTRPEGTMAHLAVAEKTGTKMIIGTTGLSADQIANLKKASSKLAIVFAPNMSVGVNATFKLLEIAAKMLNQGYDIEVIEAHHRHKVDAPSGTALKMGEVIADALGEKLEDVAVYAREGHTGERKEGSIGFATIRGGDIVGDHTVLFAGDGERIEISHKSSSRQSYAQGSLRAARFLQSQTSGLYDMQDVLGLRK, encoded by the coding sequence ATGAAAATTGCAATAGCTGGAGCTACTGGTCGTATGGGTAGGATGTTGATTGAGGCCGTACTCAATACGCCAGACGCGCAACTCGTTGGTGCGCTTGAGCACTCTTCCTGCCCTCAATTGGGTGAAGATGCTGGATCTTTCCTAGGTAAAAAAACTGGTGTTGTGATTTCATCTGATGTAGCTGCTGTTCTAGCTAACGCAGAGTTTTTGATTGACTTCACAAGACCTGAAGGCACGATGGCACATTTGGCTGTAGCCGAAAAAACGGGTACCAAAATGATTATTGGTACGACAGGTCTTAGTGCAGATCAAATTGCTAACTTGAAAAAAGCATCTAGTAAATTGGCAATCGTATTTGCTCCCAATATGAGCGTTGGCGTGAATGCGACGTTCAAGCTTCTAGAAATCGCCGCCAAGATGTTGAACCAAGGATATGACATTGAGGTTATCGAAGCCCATCACCGCCATAAAGTGGATGCACCATCAGGCACAGCGCTAAAAATGGGTGAGGTGATTGCTGACGCGCTAGGTGAAAAACTAGAAGATGTTGCTGTTTACGCACGCGAAGGCCATACAGGCGAACGTAAAGAGGGTTCGATTGGCTTTGCCACGATTCGCGGCGGAGATATTGTGGGAGATCACACAGTGCTTTTTGCAGGTGATGGCGAGCGCATTGAAATTAGCCACAAATCCTCCAGTCGTCAGTCATATGCTCAAGGTTCATTACGAGCCGCGCGCTTCTTGCAAAGCCAGACTTCAGGTCTATATGACATGCAAGATGTCTTGGGATTACGTAAGTAA
- the leuS gene encoding leucine--tRNA ligase — translation MSKDYDYRAIEAAAQADWNAAQAYKVAENAVGADGKKKPKYYACSMLPYPSGKLHMGHVRNYTINDVMARQLRMQGYNVLMPMGWDAFGMPAENAAIQNKVPPAQWTYDNIAYMKKQMAAMGLAIDWSREVATCSPDYYRWNQWLFLKMLEKGIAYRKTQVVNWDPIDQTVLANEQVIDGRGWRSGALVEKREIPGYYFNITAYAEQLLSGLDGLGWPERVKTMQQNWIGKSRGVRFAFKHEIADAHGKFIQDGLLYVFTTRADTIMGVTFCAVAAEHPLAAKAAENNPALAAFIEKCKTGSVIEADLATQEKEGMFTGLYVTHPLTNEPVPVWVGNYVLMSYGDGAVMGVPAHDERDFAFALKYDLPIKQVIALKGESPMFNATRWEDWYAQKEGVVCFNSGKYDGLSHDEAVNAVAKDLSEMGIGEIKTTYRLRDWGISRQRYWGTPIPIIHCGDEQDPGCGAVPVPEADLPVVLPEDCVPDGSGNPLNKRADFLNVKCPKCGKPARRETDTMDTFVDSSWYFMRYTGPDAKSMVDERNEYWMPMDQYIGGIEHAILHLLYARFWTKVMRDLNLITFDEPFQNLLTQGMVLNETYYTEEASGKKTWLNPLDVELDLDEKGRPQGAKLKNNPSSPVMIGGVEKMSKSKNNGVDPQALIDQYGADTARLFVMFAAPPEQQLEWSGAGVDGASRFLRRVWTYSSSQASFVREAQDAVPGILNDAEKELRREVHSVLKQANFDYQRRQYNTVVSAAMKMLNVLEPIKLDQGATISASVLRECLSILLRVLYPVVPHLTHVLWKEMGYAKTFGPLLDAPWPAVDEAALIQTEITLMLQINGKLRGDIKVPAEASKEQIESIALDSEPAQKVLNGGTPKKVIVVPGRLVNIVA, via the coding sequence ATGAGTAAGGATTACGATTACCGGGCGATTGAAGCTGCAGCACAAGCAGACTGGAATGCTGCCCAAGCTTATAAAGTTGCAGAAAATGCTGTCGGTGCAGACGGTAAGAAAAAGCCGAAGTATTACGCGTGCTCAATGTTGCCCTACCCATCAGGCAAGTTACATATGGGGCACGTTCGCAATTACACAATCAATGACGTGATGGCTCGCCAGTTACGCATGCAAGGCTATAACGTCTTGATGCCGATGGGTTGGGATGCCTTTGGTATGCCCGCAGAAAATGCCGCCATCCAAAATAAGGTTCCACCTGCACAGTGGACTTACGACAACATCGCTTATATGAAAAAGCAGATGGCGGCGATGGGTCTAGCAATTGATTGGTCAAGAGAAGTTGCTACATGCAGTCCAGATTACTATCGCTGGAACCAGTGGCTCTTTTTAAAGATGCTAGAAAAAGGTATCGCCTATCGCAAGACTCAGGTCGTTAATTGGGATCCAATCGATCAAACTGTTTTAGCAAACGAACAAGTCATCGACGGCCGTGGTTGGCGCTCTGGCGCTTTAGTTGAAAAGCGCGAGATTCCAGGTTACTACTTCAATATCACTGCTTACGCAGAGCAATTGCTTTCTGGTTTAGATGGTTTGGGTTGGCCTGAGCGTGTCAAAACCATGCAGCAAAACTGGATTGGTAAGAGCCGTGGCGTACGTTTTGCTTTTAAGCATGAGATTGCAGATGCACATGGCAAATTTATTCAAGATGGTTTGTTGTATGTGTTCACGACACGTGCTGATACCATCATGGGCGTTACTTTCTGCGCGGTTGCGGCAGAGCACCCGCTGGCTGCTAAGGCAGCTGAAAATAATCCTGCCTTAGCAGCGTTTATTGAGAAATGTAAAACGGGCAGCGTGATTGAAGCAGATCTTGCCACTCAAGAAAAAGAAGGTATGTTCACAGGCTTGTATGTGACACATCCACTAACGAATGAGCCAGTGCCGGTTTGGGTTGGTAATTATGTTTTGATGTCATATGGCGATGGTGCGGTGATGGGTGTGCCTGCGCATGATGAGCGCGATTTTGCATTTGCTCTCAAATACGATTTACCCATTAAGCAAGTAATCGCATTAAAAGGCGAATCGCCAATGTTTAATGCCACTCGCTGGGAAGATTGGTATGCCCAAAAAGAAGGTGTAGTTTGCTTCAATAGCGGTAAATATGATGGTCTTTCTCATGATGAGGCAGTAAATGCAGTCGCCAAAGATTTGAGTGAAATGGGCATTGGTGAAATTAAGACCACCTATCGTTTACGTGACTGGGGCATCTCACGTCAGCGCTATTGGGGCACACCGATTCCGATTATTCATTGTGGTGACGAGCAAGACCCTGGTTGCGGTGCTGTTCCGGTTCCAGAGGCTGATTTGCCCGTAGTGTTGCCGGAAGATTGTGTGCCGGATGGCAGTGGTAATCCACTTAACAAGCGTGCCGATTTCCTGAATGTGAAATGTCCAAAGTGTGGCAAGCCTGCACGACGTGAAACCGACACGATGGATACCTTTGTGGATTCTTCATGGTATTTCATGCGCTATACCGGACCAGATGCTAAGAGCATGGTTGATGAGCGTAATGAGTATTGGATGCCAATGGATCAGTACATCGGCGGCATTGAGCACGCGATTTTGCATCTGCTTTATGCGCGCTTTTGGACCAAGGTCATGCGCGATCTTAATTTAATTACCTTTGATGAACCATTTCAGAATCTCTTGACTCAGGGAATGGTTCTGAACGAAACCTATTACACCGAAGAAGCGTCCGGTAAAAAGACTTGGCTCAACCCCTTGGATGTTGAATTAGATTTAGATGAAAAAGGCCGTCCACAGGGGGCCAAGCTCAAAAACAACCCTTCATCACCAGTCATGATCGGTGGCGTTGAGAAGATGTCTAAGAGCAAGAACAATGGCGTCGATCCCCAGGCTCTAATTGATCAATATGGCGCTGATACTGCTCGTTTATTCGTGATGTTCGCAGCCCCACCTGAGCAGCAGCTCGAGTGGTCAGGCGCTGGAGTAGATGGTGCTTCCCGTTTCTTGCGCCGCGTATGGACTTACTCAAGCAGTCAAGCTAGTTTTGTTCGTGAAGCGCAAGATGCAGTACCAGGCATCTTAAACGACGCAGAAAAAGAATTGCGTAGAGAAGTGCATTCAGTGCTGAAGCAGGCGAATTTTGACTATCAGCGTCGTCAATACAACACTGTTGTATCTGCAGCAATGAAAATGCTCAATGTACTTGAGCCCATCAAGTTAGACCAGGGTGCAACTATTAGCGCATCAGTATTGCGTGAGTGTCTCAGCATTCTGTTGCGCGTTCTCTATCCGGTGGTGCCTCACTTAACTCATGTTCTTTGGAAGGAGATGGGCTATGCAAAGACCTTCGGTCCTTTGTTGGATGCGCCATGGCCTGCCGTAGATGAGGCTGCACTTATACAAACAGAAATTACTTTGATGTTGCAAATCAATGGCAAGTTGCGTGGCGATATTAAGGTTCCAGCTGAGGCTAGCAAAGAGCAAATTGAATCTATCGCCTTAGATAGTGAGCCTGCACAAAAAGTGCTTAATGGTGGAACGCCAAAGAAGGTGATTGTGGTTCCGGGCCGTTTAGTCAATATCGTTGCATAG
- the lptE gene encoding LPS assembly lipoprotein LptE yields the protein MVTSPLRRVLLGLIASAPVSGLVACGYRLRGMVDLPFKAIAITGNPSPPLRADIQTSILQGTDAKVAISPKDADLILEITNDINGREILAYNSAGQVSAYRLNIRVGFRAFDNSGAEIIPDSEIYMTRDMDFSNTTVLATDAQQQQFLSLMRKDLAVQILRRVSAAARAPRTKSF from the coding sequence ATGGTCACCAGCCCACTTCGTCGTGTATTGCTTGGTCTGATTGCTAGCGCCCCAGTGAGTGGCTTGGTAGCCTGCGGTTATCGTCTGCGTGGCATGGTGGATTTGCCATTTAAGGCAATTGCGATCACCGGAAATCCTTCGCCACCCTTACGCGCTGATATTCAGACATCGATTTTGCAAGGCACAGATGCCAAGGTTGCCATTAGCCCAAAGGACGCAGACCTTATTCTTGAGATCACGAACGATATTAATGGCCGTGAAATCTTGGCCTATAACTCGGCAGGTCAGGTTTCTGCATACCGCTTAAATATCCGTGTTGGCTTTCGAGCGTTTGATAACTCTGGTGCAGAAATCATCCCAGATAGCGAGATTTATATGACTCGCGATATGGACTTCTCAAATACCACTGTGTTAGCGACAGATGCTCAGCAACAACAATTTTTGTCCTTGATGCGCAAAGATCTAGCCGTGCAAATTCTGCGTCGTGTATCTGCCGCTGCAAGAGCACCAAGAACCAAATCTTTTTAA
- the holA gene encoding DNA polymerase III subunit delta, whose amino-acid sequence MVKIDTLQAHLKSLSSGGAMLPLYVFSGDEPLLMMEAMDQLRIAAKKLGFTEREVLLQERGFDWSALLSAGQTMSLFGDKRWVELRIPTGKPGRDGADALKQFAAQIASQPNTSEGPDTVVCIVLPRLDGKTKTSAWFSALDEVGMAVQIDSIDRANLPSWIGARLKKQNQEIDSGPEGQRALEFIADQVEGNLIAAHQEILKLGLLYPVGALTEEQIRSSILKVARYNVFELTEAMLAGDLPRLNRMLDGLKGEGEPLVLILWSVTEELRLLSKLKAASDAGESVQQLMRANRIWGNKERLYPNALRRIQPLKLRRAMQVAAGLDRQVKGLSATELPADPWDGLRLVGNLLR is encoded by the coding sequence ATGGTCAAAATTGACACTCTGCAAGCCCATCTCAAATCTTTGAGTTCTGGAGGTGCCATGCTACCGCTCTACGTTTTTAGTGGTGATGAACCGCTACTAATGATGGAGGCTATGGATCAATTGCGCATCGCCGCCAAGAAACTGGGCTTTACCGAGCGTGAAGTTTTATTGCAAGAGCGCGGCTTTGATTGGAGTGCCCTACTTAGTGCTGGCCAAACAATGTCTTTGTTTGGTGATAAAAGATGGGTCGAGCTTCGCATCCCGACTGGTAAGCCTGGGCGCGATGGAGCTGATGCATTAAAGCAGTTTGCTGCGCAAATAGCATCACAGCCCAATACTTCAGAGGGGCCTGATACGGTGGTTTGTATCGTGCTACCTAGGTTAGATGGCAAAACCAAAACCTCAGCTTGGTTCAGTGCTTTAGATGAAGTGGGTATGGCAGTTCAGATTGATTCAATTGATCGTGCCAACCTACCAAGTTGGATTGGTGCGCGTCTGAAAAAACAAAATCAAGAAATAGATAGTGGCCCAGAGGGTCAACGAGCCTTGGAATTTATTGCGGATCAGGTTGAGGGTAACTTAATCGCAGCTCATCAAGAGATATTAAAGTTGGGATTGCTTTACCCAGTCGGAGCACTCACAGAGGAACAGATTCGTTCTTCCATTCTTAAGGTGGCACGATATAACGTATTTGAGTTAACTGAGGCGATGTTGGCAGGCGACCTGCCTAGATTAAATCGCATGTTAGATGGTTTAAAAGGTGAGGGCGAACCTTTGGTATTAATTCTGTGGAGCGTGACCGAAGAGTTAAGGCTGCTATCAAAGTTAAAGGCTGCTAGCGATGCTGGAGAGTCGGTGCAGCAACTCATGCGTGCCAATCGCATTTGGGGTAACAAGGAGCGCCTGTATCCGAATGCTTTGAGAAGAATTCAGCCTTTGAAGTTACGTAGAGCTATGCAAGTGGCAGCCGGCCTCGATCGTCAAGTCAAAGGCTTATCCGCAACTGAGTTGCCTGCAGACCCATGGGATGGGCTGCGTTTGGTAGGAAATCTACTGCGATAG